A genomic window from Arvicola amphibius chromosome 5, mArvAmp1.2, whole genome shotgun sequence includes:
- the Ism1 gene encoding isthmin-1 yields the protein MVRLAAELLLLLGLLLLTLHITVLRGSGAADRPDAAAGNVSGSQLQNNLNLESDSTSETSFPLSKEVSGEHQVIHQPSPRQRFPQETGHPSLQRDGPRSFLLDLPNFPDLSKADINGQNPNIQVTIEVVDGPDSEAEKDQHPENQPSWSVPVPDWRAWWQRSLSLARTNSGDQDYKYDSTSDDSNFLSVPRGWDRPAPGHRTFETKEQPEYDSTDGEGDWSLWSVCSVTCGNGNQKRTRSCGYACIATESRTCDRPNCPGIEDTFRTAATEVSLLAGSEEFNATKLFEVDMDSCERWMSCKSEFLKKYMHKVINDLPSCPCSYPTEVAYSTADIFDRIKRKDFRWKDASGPKEKLEIYKPTARYCIRSMLSLESTTLAAQHCCYGDNMQLITRGKGAGTPNLISTEFSAELHYKVDVLPWIICKGDWSRYNEARPPNNGQKCTESPSDEDYVKQFQEAREY from the exons AATAACCTCAACCTGGAGAGTGATTCCACATCAGAAACCAGCTTTCCTCTGTCCAAAGAAGTCTCGGGGGAGCACCAAGTTATCCACCAACCCTCCCCCAGACAGCGATTCCCTCAAGAGACTGGGCATCCTTCACTGCAAAGAGACGGCCCCAGATCGTTTCTCCTTGATCTACCAAACTTTCCAGATCTTTCCAAAGCTGATATCAATGGGCAGAATCCAAATATTCAG GTCACCATAGAGGTGGTCGACGGTCCTGactctgaagcagaaaaggatCAGCATCCAGAGAATCAACCCAGCTGGTCCGTTCCGGTTCCTGACTGGCGAGCCTGGTGGCAGAGGTCCTTGTCCTTGGCCAGGACAAACAGCGGGGACCAGGACTACAAATATGACAGTACCTCAGATGACAGCAACTTCCTCAGTGTTCCTAGGGGGTGGGACCGTCCAGCCCCAGGCCACCGGACTTTTGAAACCAAAGAGCAGCCAGAATATG ATTCCACAGATGGTGAGGGTGACTGGAGTCTCTGGTCTGTCTGCAGCGTCACGTGTGGAAACGGCAACCAGAAACGGACCCGTTCTTGTGGCTATGCATGCATTGCAACAGAGTCAAGGACCTGTGACCGTCCAAACTGCCCAG gaATTGAAGACACCTTCAGGACAGCAGCCACCGAAGTGAGTCTGCTTGCGGGAAGCGAGGAGTTTAATGCCACCAAGTTGTTTGAAGTTG ATATGGACAGCTGTGAGCGGTGGATGAGCTGCAAAAGTGAATTCCTAAAGAAATACATGCACAAGGTGATCAATGACCTGCCCAGCTGTCCCTGTTCCTACCCCACTGAGGTGGCTTACAGCACGGCCGACATCTTTGACCGCATCAAGCGCAAGGACTTCCGATGGAAGGATGCTAGTGGACCCAAAGAGAAACTGGAGATCTACAAGCCTACTGCCCGGTACTGCATCCGCTCTATGTTGTCCCTGGAGAGTACCACCCTGGCTGCCCAGCACTGTTGCTATGGGGACAACATGCAACTCATCACCAGAGGCAAAGGGGCAGGCACACCCAATCTCATCAGCACCGAGTTCTCTGCTGAGCTCCACTACAAAGTGGATGTTCTGCCTTGGATCATCTGCAAGGGTGACTGGAGTAGGTATAATGAGGCCCGGCCTCCCAATAACGGACAGAAGTGCACAGAAAGCCCTTCTGATGAGGACTACGTTAAACAGTTCCAAGAGGCCAGGGAATACTAA